One Streptomyces dangxiongensis genomic window, GAAGGCGCAGGAGAAGGCGCAGAAGAAGGCGCAGAAGAAGGCCGGGAAGAAGCAGAAGAAGTAACAGGCCTCACTCCCCGGCGAACAGCTCCGCCGCGTCGTTGGCTTGTACGGCACGCTGGGCCCAGACCCCGAGTTGGTCGAGGTCCGTGCAGGCGTTCACACGCTCCCGGACGGGGTCGGGTACCGGGATGCCGCGCCATTCCAGGGCGCCGAGGACCATCTGCTGACGTTCCTCGATGCGCCCCTGCTCCAGGCCCTGCTCAAGCCCTTGTTCTCGTCCTTCCTCGCGCACCTGTTCGGCCAGCGGGTGTCGCCAGAAGTACTGGATTGCCGTCATCAGGTCCCTCCACATCTGCTTCGCCTGGGGGTCGGCCAGGCAGGAGTCGACGAACTGCACGAAGACCGCGGCACTGTCGGGGTCGATGGTCCGCAGGGCGGATGCCAGCGATTCCAGTATGGCGGGCGCCTGGGGGCCACGCCCGTGTGTCATCGCCGAGAGCACCGCAAGGGGTACGTCCCGTTCGGCCTGCCGCTCGTCGGCGATCACCGGCACGTTGTCCGGGCCGAGGACCAGCGGACGTACCGTCAGCGAGTGCCAGCCAGGAAAGCCCAGCCGGATCGGCCGGGACGCCCACCGCGCGGTGTTGCTGCTCTGGGTGATGACGATGAGCACGGGCTCGCAACGGTATTTCTCGTACAGGTACGACAAGTAATACGGCCAGCTACCCCGCTTGCGGTCGTCCACCTTCCCCTGGGACTCGACCACGAGGAGGTACGTCCCCTCGTCGGTCTCCGCCCGGAGCAACGTGTCCACCCGGCGCTCGACCGGTTCGACCTCCGTGAGGTCCACGTTCAGCGCGGCGATCTCCCGGGGCTCGGGAAACGGCACGTGCAGCACCCGTTGTAACGCTCGCGTCAGCAGCGCCGGATCCTTCTGGAAGATTCGGTGCAGCGCCTCGTGCGACGAGCCGACCATCAGCTCTCCTTTCCGTACGACGTGATCAACGAGCTAGGCCGCCACAAGTTCGCACCACACGAACTTCCCCCGGTCCCCGAACCGGGCCGACGGCTGCCACCCCCAGTACTCCGCGCAGGCCACGACCAGCCCCAGCCCCCGCCCCTCCTCAAGGTCCATGGCCAGGTCCAGCGGTCGGGGCGGCGGGGGCGGCGCGGGGTCCGTGTCCCACGCCCCGATCCACACCAGGCCCTCGGGCGACCGGCGGACCCGCAGCGCGGCCGGTCCCTTGGTGTGCCGTACGGCGTTCGACACCAGCTCGGCGGCGAGCAGTTCGGCCGTGTCCACCAGGCCGATCAGCCCGTGCATGGTCAGGATCAGGCGCAGGGTGCGGCGGCAGACGGTGACGGCTCTGAGGTCGTTGGGGATGTAGAGGGTGTAGTCCCAGCACTCGTTTTCGGGCACGCGTCAATCAACTCCGGTGATTTCGGGGGCTTGCGTGGCGCGGTGGCATGCCGCAGCCGCCGTTGCGCGGCGGAGCGGTGCGCTTCCGTGATGTGTTAGGGCGCCTTCGCCGACTGGCGTCTCACTACGCCTGCACCGACGTGGAGTTCGTCGATGCCTTGGTCACCATGGCCACCGAACGTACGCGCGGCTGGTGGGAGGAGT contains:
- a CDS encoding RpnC/YadD family protein, with the translated sequence MVGSSHEALHRIFQKDPALLTRALQRVLHVPFPEPREIAALNVDLTEVEPVERRVDTLLRAETDEGTYLLVVESQGKVDDRKRGSWPYYLSYLYEKYRCEPVLIVITQSSNTARWASRPIRLGFPGWHSLTVRPLVLGPDNVPVIADERQAERDVPLAVLSAMTHGRGPQAPAILESLASALRTIDPDSAAVFVQFVDSCLADPQAKQMWRDLMTAIQYFWRHPLAEQVREEGREQGLEQGLEQGRIEERQQMVLGALEWRGIPVPDPVRERVNACTDLDQLGVWAQRAVQANDAAELFAGE
- a CDS encoding ATP-binding protein; this translates as MPENECWDYTLYIPNDLRAVTVCRRTLRLILTMHGLIGLVDTAELLAAELVSNAVRHTKGPAALRVRRSPEGLVWIGAWDTDPAPPPPPRPLDLAMDLEEGRGLGLVVACAEYWGWQPSARFGDRGKFVWCELVAA